The sequence below is a genomic window from Strix uralensis isolate ZFMK-TIS-50842 chromosome 11, bStrUra1, whole genome shotgun sequence.
aaaacactttctgaaatagttatctttaaaatgtttgtggttttcttggtttttttagaACTGGGTTGAGTTTAAGATTTGaccactgtaattttttttctcaaaatatacAATTATTCAATATCTCCTATAGAATCTAGAGCTGTCAGATTTCATAACAGTTTGGAGTGAACTGGTGTAATCCCAAatgctagatcaggttgctcaggcccTTGATTTTAATTGAGAGGTtgatcctgcttgagcagggcatTGGACTACAcgagatcccttccaacctaattTATTGTATAACAAACCATTCCATAAGCagttttgcatggaaaaaaaataaacaacagcaaAATGGAACCAAATCATAAACTTTTCCCTGGTTtgtgtgtggtttcttttttttcctgtgtaatacCTCAACTTGATGATAAGTAAAAGGATGTGTTGCAAGTATGGGAATTACAATAGTACTGAACTAGCATCTTCTGTTATGTTCCTGCAGCTCCTCTTTAGCCCACTGTCCTGAAAACAAGAGGTTCTGGCTGATCAGGAGTCCCCATTAGTAATTCAAGTTGGCTGGAAAATGGAAGGCGTTGAGTTTAAGGAAGAATGGCAAGATGAAGATTTTCCaaggtttttaatgtttttttaagtaattcaAATCAAATGCATAACATCCAGAATAAGCTGCTACTTTATCTTCCTGGTGAACTAACACTCGGTAATAATCTTGAAGTGATTTTCATTAATACAGTAGCCTTGAAAAGGTTTTGTGGCATGTTTCTTTATGGTCTGGAAAGGGATCACTTCATGTTCATGTGTAACTTAACTTCAACAGTGGCATCCCTGTATTACTTTCCAGTGTTACTGAAGTGAAAATTCATAAACTTGGCTTTGTTTTCCATGGTAATCTTTTGCAACTACATTGTTTGCATATTATTACCAGTGTCTGAAGGCCCAAATATTTCATTAAGCAACATTTCTAAGTTGAGCCTGCTAGTGGTGCTTGGGTCTACAAAGAACTAAACCAGCTGACTTCAGAGGCACTCTGTAATAACATGACTAAAGTACTTTTGTAATGTATTTAATGTCAAATTTTCTCAAGCAAGAATATGAGAAGTTTTCTTAAGGGTGACACATGCTAGTAGCAACCAGTATTTTGTCATTTGTCACATCAACAGATGGTTGCTTGAATGCTGTAGAGGAATTTTCTGCTACTTTGTGCTTTGCTTACTGAAAGCTTGAACTTAGGTTATAAGTAAATTTAGTTTGGTACTATCCCGCAGTGGTTTTTTAGCAGTGTGTAAGTCTAATTATTTAGCATTTAGCTGgctatttaaggaaaaaaatgatttgTAACAATAGTTTCTTCTTTGTACACCACCAGGCCCCTGCCAGAGGATGATCCCGTTGAGTCAGATATAttggctgcagctggagaagaaagtGAAGCTGGTACGAACATTTCACTCCAGTCAGGCTGGCTGCTTCCTACTTAGATGGCTGTTTTaaagcttcattttgttttagggtgttttttggggggtttgggttggtggtttgttgggttttgagTCAGGCTTGAGGAAACAGCATTCTAAATGAAATTTTTGTATGTGAAGGGTATTATAAACATCTTGACTTCTCCCTGTGAACAGAGCTATCCAGGCAATACTGGACGAAACTGAATTATTGCACTCACTTCTGACCTGTCTTAAAATCTTGATTCATTATTTGGCTTCTGTGCATCAGTTAGGACTTGCCTTAGTTTTGCTCCAAATTTCAGACCTTTGTGGCCTTATTTTAAGAATGTTGCCTGCCTGAATGGTCAGTGGGGAAATACAGgtgttttcttaatgtttaaattttttgCATCTTGTCTGTCTGCTTTAGTTGTGGCATTTTTAGTGCTAgatctgtcatttcattttattcCCTGCTTTTAACTGCTAAATCACAGAAGTATTTGCCTTGTGTCTCAATGCATGCTGTGTATTCACCTAACCGTTGCTTTAATTTTCTGTCCTCGCTGTTGTTTGTCagccgcctttttttttttttcagcttgtgtGTTTATTTCATCAAAGATGGTTATGATGTTACGAATACCTTAACAAAAACAAGGGCTAGGGACATGAATCTATTGCGTTATTTGCAAGACTTATTTAGTATAATATCTAGAACAACTCATGGTATGCTTTGATGTAGCTAATATGGGTAATAGGTGCTTAGGTGGTGGCAGcactacaggttttttttctgtagggaGGAGTATGGTGGGTCTAACACTGTCATCATAGCATGTATGCAATCGGGTAAACTTATGGCTTTGAGAACTTTGACCTCCAATGCTGTTTTCTTCACCTTGTGTTTAATTCTTATTCCGAAGATACATTGTTTAAATTGTGGGTGTTAATTTACAATGCTTTCTGAGAAAGCACTATGCTCTTCTGTCTTGTTAATATGCTTATCTAAACTCACTttagctttgaaaataaataatttgtttttttaaatacagaggtTAATGGAACCAAAGTGAGGAAGAAACTAATTGCTCCAGATATTAGCTTAACTTTGGATCACAGTGAGGAATCTGTTTTGTCTGATGACTTGGATGAGAGTGGAGAGATTGATTTGGATGATTTAGATACTCCTTCAGAAAACAGTAATGAGTTTGAATGGGAAGGTAagtattttgttacttttgtcTGATTccctaaaatatttctgtgtgcagGTCAACAGGTCTTCAGGTGGAAAATAACTATGACTCAGTATTACAAGAGTAAAAATGTAAAGGAAGTGATTAGATTAGAAATTGGAAATAGGCCCAATGAATTTTTAAAGTGCAAAGCAGACCTTGACTGATTAGTAAAGAGGCAATGTATTTATCTGGAGTTACAGCTAACTTAGGTGAATGTCATTAAACACCTGTAAGACCTGAAGTTATGGAAAATCCTCTCTGTTGCAGTATATTTTCAAGAACCAACCTGGGAGAAAAAATATACAAGGTGTTTCATATGTATTATATATAGATCAGTTTTAAATAGAGGTGAACCATATAAAGAAATATAGATTAAGGATTAGCTAGTCAGAAGTCGACAAATTGCAAGCCTTTGTATTTAAGGAGgacaatgttatttttaaatatattcagtAACACCTGATCTTATATCTTACTGTGGTGAGAATAGCAAAAGGTCAGTAGCCTTAGAGTTTGCATGTTCTCTGGATTGACTGGAAGTGGTAGAAGATCCTCTTTTGTGTCAATGAATTCTGAAATGACTTGATAGGAAGTTAACTTAGCTATAACCTCACTAGTAGTGatcttaattttaagaaatgaaCAGGTTCTTCATCTTATTCTTATAGGCAAAATCTGGAGATTCTAGCAAATTTTATTTGAGGTAAAAAAGTTATGTGTACGAGTTACAGCACAAGTTTTAAACTTGAGTTTAACTTTGTTTTAAGGCCCTTTTACGTAAGCCAAGAACTGTTGTGTTGGTCAAATAGTCGGAGTCTTTAACTTCTGTAAACTTCATGACTTAAGAATGTCTCTAATAAGTAAAAATGTaaactattattatattttattctggaaataaaataattttaattcctgAGTAAACAGGAAGCTTTCTTTTCACTATTACATATAAAACGCTACCTGTTCTTCATTCCAAGATAGCttacaaatggagaaaaatacaCTCTTTAGaataaggtggggttttttaataggtAAAGACATACTGCGGGTGAAGTTTTCATAACAGAGACTGGGTTTACCTGTGTAAAaggattttcattattttagtgAAGAACAACTGgtgtttagggttagttttaCAATGATGCGGAGGAAGTGTTCCAGATGTTTGTGCCTTGTTTTTAAAAGTGGCTGAAAAGGgtttctgtctcttcttccttTAATGCTGCTGCCTTCATTTTCCTGGAAGGATAGTTTCAATTAACAGCTTTGTCTTGGGAACAGACAACTAACTTGCAGTAGGTTTTTCTCGCTTTGGGTAAGGTCTATGCAACAAAGCCAAGAATCATAATTTAATTGGAGCAAATTGTTTTAGATTGCTGTCAGCATAAATTTCGTATGTATTGATTGCACACATGTGAATTAGATTTAATTTCTGATAGATTTGCCTGCATGTCTGCTTGCAAGGTACTGTCACTGTTTTAAATCATGCTTTTATGTAAATCTGTGATCAAGCAACCTGTGTAATTATCATTGGAGTTAACCACTTTGTCTATTTTGGTGAGATTGATCAAGATCTGTGTTCTGAAAGCCTACAGTTGAATAGGCTTCCTACATGAATGGAAATCTGTTATGTACTTTGACATAGAAAATTACAGTCAACAGATAACTGCCAACATAAGAGtattttgataaaatatattttacaccCACGAGATCCTATTTTGTAATGACTGAAGGAACCAAGTCAGCTGATATGTCTGACTGGCTAAAGAATATTAAAATGGATTAGATAGCAAAGTGGTTAACTGGTGTTGTAATTGATTGTCACTATACGTAGTATTCATAATGGATCTGGAACATGTTTTAACTTTGGCAGATGATcttccaaaaccaaaaactaCTGATGTAATTAGGAAAGGATCACTTACTGAATAcactgcagcagaggagaaagatgaTGGTCGACGCTGGCGAATGTTTAGGATTGGAGAACAGGACCATAGGGTGGACATGAAGGCAATTGAACCGTATAAAAAAGTTATCAGTCATGGTGGTAAGGATTAGTGATGTGCTGAGCGGAACTGTTGAGAAACTGCTTCTTTAAGCTGAGTTTGGGGTGGCGCAGGAAGAGCTTTGAGCATAAAGACTCATGTGATGATTCATTTGTTGCAGTGTTAAGGCATATGGTTGATACaatattttttccctattaaactAAAGTTCCAAAATGTACACATGTTCAGATGAAGCTACTAACATGCACATATGTAGTAAGATAAGCTTATCTGGTCTACAGTGTCAGTGCGACTGGTTTAAGAGTGTTGAAAGCATTAACTGTAGATCTAGTAAGGCATAATCAATTTAATGACTCTTCCCAACAGTCTGTGGAGTTTAAGTTGGAAGAAAAGTTGACTATATAAAAGTCTGAGACTTTATACTGAGATGTTGATTGTAGGTACAGCATTGGATTTACATCAGCATCAGCTATTTCTTTAGAAGTAGACAAACTTGAAAAAGAAACCTTGATATTTTCTGTAACTGTATGAATCTGTCTATATAGAATAGATATTTGTAAATCTCTTCAAGGTAAATACTGAAAAAGCTTATTGAATGTGCTTGACTTTGTGTAAATGTAGTCAATTTGTAGTCATCTTTTTCACTAttgatgcttttttctttgtttttaggtTATTATGGTGATGGGTTAAATGCCATTGTTGTGTTTGCTGTTTGCTTTATGCCCGAAAGCAGCCAGCCTAACTACAGATACCTAATGGACAATCTATTTAAGTAAGTCATTATCAGCCTCTGAATATTGTCTTAATTTCACATTGTGAAACTTAGCATTTGGATGTAAGGGCAgttacttctctctctttttattaatgAAACTTTATATTTCAGATGAGGGAAAGGTAACAAATAGAAAAGCAACTACATCTGCTTccaagggaaggagaaaaattattattagatGTTGCTCAACACTGTTGCCAACtctaaattttttaaatatatttgagtGCTACGAGGAATTTAATATCCACAGATCTTCACGTGAaagttttctttgcttgtttttgcAGGTATGTAATTGGCACTTTAGAGCTGTTAGTAGCAGAGAACTATATGATAGTTTACCTGAATGGTGCAACAACACGGAGAAAAATGCCAAGTTTAGGCTGGCTTAGGAAATGTTACCAGCAAATTGATAGAAGGTAAGAAGCTCTGCAGTGTTTTCTTACAATATTCACATGCTCAGTGATATGCATATTTAGGAAAAACTGCTGTTTATTGTGGTGTCTGGAGCCTACTGGTTAAGATTTAATGAAGCAAATTGCTTGGTGTATTGAAAACCTCTTCCTAAGCTAGACAGTGTGGAATAATGCTACAGACATGCCTAgttgttttttgcattttttgagtGAAAATACTAGTGTTAGAATACTTAATACTGTTACCACGTAAAATATCCTTAAAACTTAATGTATTAATACGATAAGGTAATAAGGGGGGGGTCCTTTGTGAACCACTTCATCATTAGTCATGTAAAAAGATTCAAAGACTCTTGTCTTTAGAATGTTATTTCCCTGTCAGTGTTGTCAAACTGATACTGTATCTTAAATTTTGATTATGTAGTTGTGTGGTGTTTTTATCTTCTGGCAGATAGTAATGAATAATGGAATATCAGAATACCAGACTGATCTGACTGGTTGTGCTTGCAAAAACATActttttgtatattaaaaaacACCTTGTCATGCTGCCTTTTTGTTCTGGTAATTATGTCCGCTGTTTGAATTCTTCAGGTTAAGGAAAAATCT
It includes:
- the BNIP2 gene encoding BCL2/adenovirus E1B 19 kDa protein-interacting protein 2 isoform X3; the encoded protein is MEGVEFKEEWQDEDFPRPLPEDDPVESDILAAAGEESEAEVNGTKVRKKLIAPDISLTLDHSEESVLSDDLDESGEIDLDDLDTPSENSNEFEWEDDLPKPKTTDVIRKGSLTEYTAAEEKDDGRRWRMFRIGEQDHRVDMKAIEPYKKVISHGGYYGDGLNAIVVFAVCFMPESSQPNYRYLMDNLFKYVIGTLELLVAENYMIVYLNGATTRRKMPSLGWLRKCYQQIDRRLRKNLKSLIIVHPSWFIRTILAITKPFISSKFSQKIRYVFTLAELAELIPMEYVGIPDCIKQVDQELNGKQEQKSEQ
- the BNIP2 gene encoding BCL2/adenovirus E1B 19 kDa protein-interacting protein 2 isoform X1; the encoded protein is MEGVEFKEEWQDEDFPRPLPEDDPVESDILAAAGEESEAEVNGTKVRKKLIAPDISLTLDHSEESVLSDDLDESGEIDLDDLDTPSENSNEFEWEDDLPKPKTTDVIRKGSLTEYTAAEEKDDGRRWRMFRIGEQDHRVDMKAIEPYKKVISHGGYYGDGLNAIVVFAVCFMPESSQPNYRYLMDNLFKYVIGTLELLVAENYMIVYLNGATTRRKMPSLGWLRKCYQQIDRRLRKNLKSLIIVHPSWFIRTILAITKPFISSKFSQKIRYVFTLAELAELIPMEYVGIPDCIKQYEEEKFRKKQKRVDQELNGKQEQKSEQART
- the BNIP2 gene encoding BCL2/adenovirus E1B 19 kDa protein-interacting protein 2 isoform X2, which translates into the protein MEGVEFKEEWQDEDFPRPLPEDDPVESDILAAAGEESEAEVNGTKVRKKLIAPDISLTLDHSEESVLSDDLDESGEIDLDDLDTPSENSNEFEWEDDLPKPKTTDVIRKGSLTEYTAAEEKDDGRRWRMFRIGEQDHRVDMKAIEPYKKVISHGGYYGDGLNAIVVFAVCFMPESSQPNYRYLMDNLFKYVIGTLELLVAENYMIVYLNGATTRRKMPSLGWLRKCYQQIDRRLRKNLKSLIIVHPSWFIRTILAITKPFISSKFSQKIRYVFTLAELAELIPMEYVGIPDCIKQVDQELNGKQEQKSEQART